A portion of the Girardinichthys multiradiatus isolate DD_20200921_A chromosome 23, DD_fGirMul_XY1, whole genome shotgun sequence genome contains these proteins:
- the mid1ip1l gene encoding mid1-interacting protein 1-like, whose translation MMQISNDPASNKHSLLNVMHRFMAAANNMDETIMVPSLLRDVPLEEQANNNYEEPRFPSNKQMDMYEHYLLLKSIKNDMEWGLLKREMSSGASFLEIAVKQEEQQASVKGDIPVEDNADLEHQFHYHLRGLFGVLSKLTLQADHLTNRYKREIGGGNFMR comes from the coding sequence ATGATGCAGATCAGCAATGACCCGGCCAGCAACAAGCACTCTCTCCTCAACGTCATGCACCGCTTCATGGCGGCTGCCAACAACATGGACGAGACCATCATGGTGCCCAGTCTGCTCCGAGACGTGCCGCTGGAGGAGCAGGCCAACAATAACTACGAGGAGCCCCGGTTTCCCAGCAACAAGCAGATGGACATGTACGAGCACTACCTGCTCCTCAAGTCCATCAAAAACGACATGGAGTGGGGCCTGCTGAAGAGGGAGATGAGCAGTGGCGCCAGCTTCCTGGAGATTGCTGTGAAGCAGGAGGAGCAGCAGGCCTCAGTGAAGGGGGATATTCCTGTGGAGGACAACGCAGACCTGGAGCATCAGTTTCATTACCACCTCAGAGGACTGTTTGGAGTTCTGTCCAAGCTTACGCTGCAGGCAGACCACCTTACCAACAGATACAAGAGAGAAATTGGAGGAGGAAACTTCATGAGATAA
- the tspan7 gene encoding tetraspanin-7 yields MSPPSRRLQTKPVITCLKTFLISYSLIFWFTGVILLAVGVWGKVSLEAYFTLISEKGTNAPYVLIGTGAIIVIFGLFGCFATCRGSPWMLKLYAMFLTLVFLAELVAGVSGFIFRHEIKTKIGIAYNSAVTSYSGTDDKSAAVDDLQRKLHCCGKQNFTDWKNTSYFKENGIPVSCCKTDKCSPETLKDLDKAQTEVYTTGCFSLVTNMLEANLGVIAGVSFGIAFFQLIGIFLACCLSRYITNNQYEMV; encoded by the exons ATGTCGCCACCGTCTCGGCGGCTTCAGACGAAGCCAGTGATTACCTGCCTGAAGACTTTCCTCATCTCCTACAGCCTCATTTTCTGG TTCACAGGTGTGATCCTGCTGGCTGTTGGGGTCTGGGGGAAGGTCAGCTTGGAGGCCTACTTCACCCTCATCTCCGAGAAGGGCACCAACGCACCATATGTCCTGATTGGGACCGGAGCCATCATTGTTATTTTTGGACTGTTTGGCTGCTTCGCCACATGCCGAGGAAGTCCATGGATGCTCAAACTG TATGCTATGTTTCTGACTCTGGTCTTCCTGGCTGAGCTGGTTGCCGGGGTTTCAGGTTTCATCTTCAGACATGAg ATCAAGACTAAAATCGGCATTGCCTATAACAGCGCAGTGACGTCGTACAGCGGCACAGACGACAAGAGCGCCGCAGTCGACGACCTCCAGAGAAAG CTGCATTGCTGCGGCAAGCAGAATTTCACGGACTGGAAAAACACCAGTTACTTTAAGGAGAACGGGATCCCTGTTAGCTGCTGTAAAACCGACAAATGTTCTCCGGAGACCCTGAAGGACCTGGACAAGGCTCAGACAGAAGTATACACTACG GGCTGCTTTTCACTGGTGACCAACATGCTGGAAGCCAACCTAGGAGTTATTGCCGGGGTCTCTTTTGGGATTGCTTTCTTCCAG CTCATCGGGATCTTCCTGGCCTGCTGCTTGTCTCGCTACATAACAAACAACCAGTATGAGATGGTCTAA